From one Halothece sp. PCC 7418 genomic stretch:
- a CDS encoding serine/threonine-protein kinase, which produces METYCTRPDCSQPINHFSELDDRSELQTAQQKYCNACGMPQILAGRYIPQKLLGKGGFGAAYLACDRHTTKLRQCVVKQFQPSNSFDEKTLKIAQDLFAREAEVLETLGNEHPQIPDLYAFFPLILPEEGSGEKQFFYIVQEYINGETLSQEVARKGKLSEEEVRDVLENMLQVLQFVHEHNSIHRDIKPSNIMRDRAGRLYLLDFGAVKRVTGASTSNYSTGIYSMGFAPPEQMQGRQVYPSTDLYALAATCVRLLTGKPIQELYDSYHNQWTWRKEVEISQSLAALLDRMLLSTPKDRLPSAKAVLKILQRQSHQQTRQGSHLEALVRKYDSLKNNPDQDSGQETIEIDPAEDEVFSQPADWHSLLSLSVENTQPLNQQNWESDSSPVEASEEIPARSTQESTVVQSENEKPIAPPDPEASPATPLEVETSLKEDNIAVAETPASSEATDRDLQPRTKTPHFALWELLATAGFTGLEGALLLIAFSSLFSLPSISVGLWGMSMGGLIYAQWKRLIEKFDFLIIGGITLAVVLFIPPLHNLPSAIVLVIALVASAGAISVTALIRLLYKLFSQ; this is translated from the coding sequence ATGGAAACTTACTGCACGCGCCCAGACTGTTCCCAACCTATTAATCATTTTTCAGAACTAGATGATCGGTCTGAGTTACAAACTGCTCAACAAAAATACTGTAACGCTTGTGGAATGCCCCAAATTTTAGCGGGACGCTATATTCCACAAAAGCTGTTAGGAAAAGGCGGTTTTGGCGCAGCTTATCTTGCCTGTGATCGCCATACAACTAAACTTCGACAATGTGTGGTTAAGCAATTTCAACCGTCTAATAGTTTTGATGAAAAAACTTTGAAGATTGCCCAAGATTTGTTTGCCCGAGAAGCAGAAGTTTTAGAAACCTTGGGGAACGAACACCCCCAAATTCCTGATTTATATGCGTTTTTCCCCTTAATTTTGCCTGAAGAAGGATCAGGGGAAAAACAGTTTTTTTATATTGTTCAAGAATATATTAATGGCGAAACCCTCTCTCAAGAAGTGGCGAGAAAAGGAAAATTGAGTGAGGAAGAAGTGCGAGACGTTTTAGAAAATATGTTGCAGGTGTTGCAATTTGTTCATGAACATAATTCAATTCATCGGGATATTAAGCCTTCCAATATTATGCGCGATCGCGCTGGAAGATTATATCTCCTTGATTTTGGAGCAGTAAAACGAGTCACGGGAGCAAGTACCAGTAATTACTCCACTGGGATTTATTCGATGGGATTCGCCCCACCGGAACAAATGCAAGGACGACAGGTTTATCCTTCCACTGATTTATATGCCCTAGCAGCGACTTGTGTTCGTTTACTCACTGGAAAACCCATCCAAGAATTATACGATTCTTATCACAATCAATGGACATGGCGTAAAGAGGTTGAGATCAGTCAATCACTAGCTGCTCTCTTGGATCGGATGCTATTATCGACCCCCAAAGACCGACTTCCTTCAGCAAAAGCGGTTCTAAAAATCTTACAGCGTCAGTCCCATCAACAGACTAGGCAAGGATCTCATCTGGAGGCTCTCGTCAGAAAATATGATTCCCTAAAAAACAATCCCGATCAAGACAGTGGACAAGAAACGATCGAGATTGATCCCGCAGAGGATGAAGTCTTTAGTCAACCCGCAGATTGGCATTCACTACTCTCTCTGTCTGTGGAAAACACACAACCCCTCAATCAGCAAAATTGGGAATCGGACTCTTCTCCCGTGGAAGCATCGGAAGAAATCCCCGCTCGGTCAACGCAAGAATCCACTGTAGTTCAATCCGAAAACGAAAAACCGATCGCGCCTCCTGATCCAGAAGCCTCTCCCGCCACTCCCCTTGAAGTGGAAACATCCCTCAAAGAAGACAACATCGCTGTTGCGGAAACACCAGCCTCATCAGAAGCGACTGATCGAGATCTTCAACCGAGAACGAAAACACCTCACTTTGCTTTATGGGAACTGCTGGCGACGGCGGGCTTTACAGGCTTAGAAGGGGCGCTGTTATTAATTGCTTTTAGTAGTCTTTTTTCTCTACCCAGTATTAGTGTCGGGCTTTGGGGAATGAGTATGGGGGGCTTGATTTACGCCCAGTGGAAACGGTTGATTGAAAAGTTTGATTTTCTCATTATTGGGGGGATTACCCTGGCTGTGGTCTTATTCATTCCGCCTCTCCATAATCTTCCCAGCGCGATCGTTCTTGTTATTGCGCTTGTCGCCAGTGCTGGGGCAATTTCAGTTACCGCCCTCATTCGCCTTCTTTATAAACTATTTTCCCAGTAA
- a CDS encoding TerB family tellurite resistance protein yields the protein MQQEVDHSKRLLKILIGAAWIDGKFLPEERQYLIKTAEKHELADDPEIRALLYELKTVRPEECYQWLEEYFGGYPSQQAYEDLIEAISGLIYSDGEMANEEAKLLTQVQQYDPANTSSLDKVLKTVQKLYQRYVTS from the coding sequence ATGCAACAAGAAGTGGATCATTCCAAACGCTTACTTAAAATCTTAATTGGTGCAGCTTGGATTGATGGTAAATTTTTACCCGAAGAACGTCAGTATTTAATCAAAACCGCAGAGAAACATGAACTCGCTGATGATCCCGAAATTCGGGCTTTACTCTACGAATTAAAAACAGTCCGACCTGAAGAATGTTATCAGTGGTTAGAAGAATACTTTGGAGGATATCCCAGCCAGCAAGCATACGAAGATCTAATCGAAGCCATTAGCGGATTAATTTATAGTGACGGGGAAATGGCAAATGAAGAAGCCAAACTCCTAACGCAAGTGCAGCAATACGATCCAGCAAATACGTCTTCTCTAGATAAAGTGTTAAAAACTGTGCAAAAACTTTATCAGCGTTATGTGACAAGTTAA